A region from the Rosa rugosa chromosome 6, drRosRugo1.1, whole genome shotgun sequence genome encodes:
- the LOC133714981 gene encoding uncharacterized protein LOC133714981, which yields MGKPSKRSRKAPESDSDFEDDGDLDSHELNMEEEEDEFEDEEDEKSGNEEESGSGEEEDEEEGEEEEDGGGENGNKDAEMEDLEKQYMDIRHKEQDILKNLKHHKGEDLLKGQALKNQKAIWDKTLEFRFLLQKAFSSSNRLPQEPVRSLFCGSHEDVNAAYSDLVTSSKKTLNSLLELQEALVEKNPSITQDATTGNSGRCKHSEPSKNIGVDGDEDWSRISIWLSRIATFRNKEIDKWQTRAQVNTGAASIKGRLQAFNQSISQQVAAYMRDPSRMVRQMQMRRSAVGVFGTVLKGKDTPKGEESQSDAAAQADGDPELLDDSEFYQQLLKEFFETIDPTSSETAFYSLKKMQSKKRKIVDRRASKSRKIRYNVHEKIVNFMAPEPRVLPPMFPDLTCLFGMKNSKPASVVQ from the exons ATGGGAAAGCCTTCAAAGCGGTCGAGAAAGGCGCCTGAAAGTGACAGTGATTTTGAGGACGATGGTGATTTGGATAGCCATGAGCTAAAT atggaggaagaagaggatgaaTTTGAGGACGAGGAGGATGAAAAATCTGGTAATGAAGAAGAATCCGGTAgcggagaagaagaggatgaagaagagggggaggaggaagaagatggggGAGGAGAAAATGGTAATAAAGATGCTGAGATGGAAGACCTTGAGAAACAATACATGGATATTCGTCACAAAGAGCA agataTTCTCAAGAATCTAAAGCATCACAAGGGTGAAGATCTTCTTAAAGGTCAAGCACTGAAGAACCAAAAG GCTATCTGGGACAAAACTCTTGAGTTCAGATTCTTGCTTCAGAAAGCATTCTCAAGTTCAAATAGATTACCACAG GAGCCAGTTAGGTCTCTGTTCTGTGGATCACATGAGGATGTGAATGCAGCATATTCCGATCTAGTTACATCATCAAAGAAAACTTTGAATTCTCTTCTGGAACTGCAAGAG GCTTTGGTTGAAAAGAACCCATCTATCACACAAGATGCAACAACTG GTAACTCTGGACGATGTAAGCATTCAGAACCATCTAAGAACATTGGTGTTGATGGTGATGAGGATTGGTCAAGGATTTCTATCTGGCTTTCAAG AATAGCTACTTTCAGAAATAAAGAAATTGACAAATGGCAAACGAGGGCACAGGTCAACACAGGTGCTGCTTCTATTAAAGGCCGATTACAAGCTTTTAATCAG AGTATTAGCCAACAAGTTGCTGCCTATATGAGAGATCCAAGCAGAATGGTTAGGCAGATGCAGATGAGGCGATCAGCAGTTGGTGTATTTGGGACT GTTCTTAAGGGGAAGGATACTCCGAAGggagag GAATCGCAATCTGATGCTGCTGCCCAAGCTGATGGTGACCCTGAACTTTTGGATGACTCAGAGTTTTACcagcaattactaaaagaattTTTTGAGACAATTGATCCAACATCTTCTG AGACGGCCTTTTATTCACTGAAAAAGATGCAGTCTAAGAAGAGGAAGATTGTTGATAGGCGAGCCTCAAAGAGTCGTAAGATAAG GTATAATGTTCATGAGAAGATTGTAAATTTCATGGCTCCAGAGCCTAGGGTTCTTCCTCCAATGTTCCCTGACCTCACTTGTTTGTTCGGAATGAAGAACTCAAAACCAGCTTCTGTAGTGCAGTAG
- the LOC133717932 gene encoding homeobox-leucine zipper protein HAT3-like isoform X2 has translation MGDKNDELGLSLGLGLSYGAKPSSSSSSSFHLNLMQNPETNHQRVFGIFGFTDRNATSFRRGIDVNQAAVGDFEDENGVSSPNSTVSSLSGKRSERGEDNEAERTSCSLGGSDDEDGIGGGDTSKKKLRLTKEQSLLLEDMFKEHHTLNTRQKQELARKLNLSARQVEVWFQNRRARTKLKQTEVDCDQLRKCCENLTEENRRLQKEVQELRALKLSPQFYMQMNPPTTLTMCPSCQCVGVSSSSSSSASATTASSTVPATSPTGHPGQPTIHRPVPISPWATLQIPQHRPVDAPAPASQS, from the exons ATGGGTGACAAAAATGATGAGTTGGGGTTGAGTTTAGGTCTGGGGTTGAGTTATGGAGCCAaaccgtcttcttcttcttcttcctcatttcACTTGAACCTCATGCAGAATCCAGAAACTAATCATCAACGAGTTTTTGGGATTTTTGGATTCACTG ATCGAAATGCGACGTCGTTTCGGCGAGGAATCGACGTGAACCAGGCGGCGGTGGGGGATTTCGAGGACGAAAACGGCGTGTCGTCTCCGAACAGCACGGTGTCGAGCCTGAGCGGGAAGCGGAGCGAGAGAGGCGAAGACAACGAGGCGGAGAGGACTTCGTGCTCGCTCGGCGGAAGCGACGACGAGGACGGCATTGGCGGCGGCGACACGTCGAAGAAGAAGCTCCGGCTCACCAAGGAGCAGTCTCTGCTGCTCGAGGACATGTTCAAGGAGCACCATACTCTCAACACG AGGCAAAAGCAGGAATTGGCACGGAAGTTGAACCTGAGCGCAAGACAAGTGGAGGTGTGGTTTCAGAACAGGAGGGCAAG GACTAAGTTGAAGCAAACAGAGGTGGATTGTGATCAACTAAGGAAGTGCTGTGAGAATCTAACAGAAGAGAACAGGAGGTTGCAGAAAGAAGTGCAAGAGCTGAGGGCACTCAAGCTTTCGCCACAGTTCTACATGCAAATGAACCCTCCCACAACTCTCACCATGTGCCCTTCATGCCAATGTGTGGGGGTctcatcctcatcttcatcttctgctAGTGCTACTACTGCTTCCTCCACAGTTCCGGCAACCAGCCCAACTGGCCACCCAGGGCAGCCAACTATCCATCGGCCTGTTCCAATCAGCCCGTGGGCCACATTGCAGATCCCACAGCATCGACCAGTTGATGCACCCGCACCTGCATCTCAGTCGTGA
- the LOC133717932 gene encoding homeobox-leucine zipper protein HAT3-like isoform X1 — translation MGDKNDELGLSLGLGLSYGAKPSSSSSSSFHLNLMQNPETNHQRVFGIFGFTDRNATSFRRGIDVNQAAVGDFEDENGVSSPNSTVSSLSGKRSERGEDNEAERTSCSLGGSDDEDGIGGGDTSKKKLRLTKEQSLLLEDMFKEHHTLNTVSVNSRQKQELARKLNLSARQVEVWFQNRRARTKLKQTEVDCDQLRKCCENLTEENRRLQKEVQELRALKLSPQFYMQMNPPTTLTMCPSCQCVGVSSSSSSSASATTASSTVPATSPTGHPGQPTIHRPVPISPWATLQIPQHRPVDAPAPASQS, via the exons ATGGGTGACAAAAATGATGAGTTGGGGTTGAGTTTAGGTCTGGGGTTGAGTTATGGAGCCAaaccgtcttcttcttcttcttcctcatttcACTTGAACCTCATGCAGAATCCAGAAACTAATCATCAACGAGTTTTTGGGATTTTTGGATTCACTG ATCGAAATGCGACGTCGTTTCGGCGAGGAATCGACGTGAACCAGGCGGCGGTGGGGGATTTCGAGGACGAAAACGGCGTGTCGTCTCCGAACAGCACGGTGTCGAGCCTGAGCGGGAAGCGGAGCGAGAGAGGCGAAGACAACGAGGCGGAGAGGACTTCGTGCTCGCTCGGCGGAAGCGACGACGAGGACGGCATTGGCGGCGGCGACACGTCGAAGAAGAAGCTCCGGCTCACCAAGGAGCAGTCTCTGCTGCTCGAGGACATGTTCAAGGAGCACCATACTCTCAACACGGTTAGTGTCAATTCG AGGCAAAAGCAGGAATTGGCACGGAAGTTGAACCTGAGCGCAAGACAAGTGGAGGTGTGGTTTCAGAACAGGAGGGCAAG GACTAAGTTGAAGCAAACAGAGGTGGATTGTGATCAACTAAGGAAGTGCTGTGAGAATCTAACAGAAGAGAACAGGAGGTTGCAGAAAGAAGTGCAAGAGCTGAGGGCACTCAAGCTTTCGCCACAGTTCTACATGCAAATGAACCCTCCCACAACTCTCACCATGTGCCCTTCATGCCAATGTGTGGGGGTctcatcctcatcttcatcttctgctAGTGCTACTACTGCTTCCTCCACAGTTCCGGCAACCAGCCCAACTGGCCACCCAGGGCAGCCAACTATCCATCGGCCTGTTCCAATCAGCCCGTGGGCCACATTGCAGATCCCACAGCATCGACCAGTTGATGCACCCGCACCTGCATCTCAGTCGTGA
- the LOC133717933 gene encoding actin-related protein 2/3 complex subunit 5A: MADEHVEADNAEAIIARIEHKSRKIESLLKQYRPVEALKTALEGSPPNTRDERCKSANWIMVHRAIMAIKDVDGMFSSLDPEYYDILMKYLYRGLSTGDRPTCDQCLRIHEKLTERAGLGCILRSLSDTVNTV; this comes from the exons ATGGCAGACGAACATGTGGAAGCCGATAACGCAGAGGCCATAATCGCCCGAATCGAGCACAAATCTCGAAAGATCGAAAGCTTACTCAAACA GTACAGACCAGTCGAAGCTCTCAAAACCGCTCTCGAAGGCTCGCCTCCCAACACCAGAGACGAACGATGCAAG TCTGCGAATTGGATAATGGTGCATAGAGCTATTATGGCTATAAAAGATGTTGATGGAATGTTTTCTTCTTTGGATCCTGAGTACTATGATATTCTCATGAA GTACTTGTATAGAGGCTTGTCTACTGGAGACCGCCCCACATGCGACCAGTGCCTTCGGATTCATGAAAAACTGACGGAGAGAGCTGGTTTGGGATGCATACTACGTTCCCTTTCAGACACAGTGAATACAGTTTGA
- the LOC133716549 gene encoding receptor like protein 27-like gives MSTESLKYFNLGRNLLSGFEQLPDVLPWVNLRFLSLSSNMFHGPLPIPAASTLGYEVQDNNFAGEVPPGICNLSSLLALDMSNNNFSGMIPQCFGNFSDHLTLLLLGNNSFHGTLPQTYTNKSNLRMLDVSQNQLQGQLPRSLANCLMLETLILSNNNLSDVFPIWLGTLPELKLLAMRHNGFHGVIGKPKNNQRFPKLRLLDMSYNNFTGQFLAEYIFSEYAMRPNVTVSQTTYIDADISYESGNGVITLSYGSTITITSKGVDRYYSKIQEAFAVIDISSNKFEGKIDDWIGNLKGLISLNISNNLLTGGIPSFLGNLTQLESLDLSNNKLSGEIPQQLAQLTFLAKFNVSHNNLTGPIPSGSQLRGFNVTSYEGNSGLCGDPLPKKCGNSDTPAQLPPSGTEDSSSGFGIEFDWKFVLSGFGSGLVVGVVLADVAITRRPVMFLEIVGTLIRLMGRIRRWKRSGRFI, from the coding sequence ATGAGCACCGAAAGTTTGAAGTACTTCAACCTTGGCCGCAACCTCCTTTCAGGCTTTGAGCAACTTCCAGATGTCCTTCCTTGGGTTAACTTACGATTTTTAAGTCTTTCGTCCAACATGTTCCATGGGCCACTCCCAATACCGGCAGCATCCACCTTAGGCTATGAAGTTCAGGATAACAACTTTGCCGGAGAAGTTCCACCAGGGATCTGCAATCTGAGTTCTCTTCTGGCCCTTGATATGTCTAATAACAACTTCAGTGGCATGATTCCGCAGTGTTTTGGAAACTTTAGTGACCATCTGACACTTTTGCTGCTTGGAAATAACTCGTTTCATGGCACTCTTCCCCAAACATACACCAACAAAAGCAACTTAAGGATGCTTGATGTGAGTCAAAATCAATTGCAAGGGCAACTACCGAGGTCGTTGGCGAATTGTCTGATGCTTGAGACTTTGATTCTGTCAAACAATAACTTGAGTGATGTCTTCCCCATTTGGTTAGGGACTCTTCCGGAGTTAAAACTTTTGGCAATGCGGCATAATGGGTTCCATGGAGTGATAGGAAAGCCTAAAAACAATCAACGATTCCCAAAGTTGCGTCTGTTAGATATGTCGTATAACAATTTCACTGGCCAGTTTCTAGCTGAGTACATCTTCTCTGAGTATGCCATGAGACCAAATGTAACAGTCAGCCAGACAACATACATAGACGCTGATATCAGCTACGAATCTGGTAATGGTGTCATCACTCTGTCTTATGGTTCCACGATTACAATAACGAGTAAAGGAGTGGACAGATACTATTCAAAGATTCAAGAAGCCTTTGCAGTCATTGATATCTCAAGCAACAAATTTGAAGGGAAGATTGATGACTGGATTGGGAATCTAAAAGGGCTTATTTCACTCAATATTTCCAATAATCTTCTCACTGGTGGAATCCCATCATTTTTGGGGAACTTAACGCAGCTTGAATCACTGGACCTTTCAAATAACAAGCTCTCAGGAGAGATCCCCCAACAACTGGCGCAACTGACATTCCTTGCAAAATTCAATGTCTCTCACAACAATCTCACAGGTCCTATACCGAGTGGATCCCAACTCAGAGGGTTTAATGTCACTTCATACGAGGGAAACTCCGGGCTGTGTGGAGATCCATTGCCAAAGAAATGTGGGAATTCTGATACCCCGGCTCAACTGCCACCTTCTGGCACAGAAGACAGCAGTTCAGGGTTTGGAATTGAATTTGATTGGAAATTTGTGTTGTCGGGATTTGGAAGTGGGTTGGTGGTGGGAGTGGTACTTGCGGACGTAGCAATCACAAGGAGGCCTGTGATGTTTCTTGAGATAGTTGGAACGTTGATCAGACTAATGGGAAGGATCAGACGCTGGAAGAGGTCTGGACGCTTTATTTGA
- the LOC133716550 gene encoding receptor-like protein 7, whose amino-acid sequence MAEDMASRLVAALALTEDAVVDFGEVGLVVVMQEFFYLVGRLIQRKVGNEKGLPSTLSAIWGLGDHLAILAVGEGRYLLFRFRCCDECNKILHGEPWFFNRRMLLLGEYDPVRLITANYGLDDQLPSYCPDEESTALLQFKHSFTINASASSLVGAYPKVWSWKTAQGGNNTSCCTWDGVECDEQTGHVIGLDLRSSCLYGSINSNSSIFRLVHLQRLNLADNHFNYSHIPTSIRNFPRLTHLDLSGSVFSGRVPSEVSQLVKLSLLNLSSNTDPSSGVGLLKLDVSNFRSLVKNLTSLEHLRLRYVNISSTIPHSMANLSFLTTLDLHQCELFGNFPVTVFHLQNLRSLYLRDNQDLIGYLPEFNQSSRLITLDLHGTRFSGNFPSSIGKIDSLKQLDVAACNFSEGLVPSSIGNLRQLVYLDLSANKFVGPIPDSFANLTQLTVFRISTSPLTGPVPSWIGNFSKLVYLDFSYSRLNGSILASFSNLTNLEILYLQYNDLRVPGSRIG is encoded by the exons ATGGCGGAGGACATGGCATCAAGGCTTGTGGCGGCGTTGGCTTTGACGGAGGACGCGGTGGTGGATTTTGGGGAGGTTggtttggtggtggtgatgCAGGAATTTTTCTACTTAGTGGGCCGTTTGATTCAAAGGAAGGTAGGCAATGAGAAGGGCCTTCCGAGCACTCTTTCGGCGATTTGGGGACTTGGTGATCACTTGGCCATCTTAGCGGTGGGAGAGGGCCGATATCTGCTGTTTCGTTTTCGGTGCTGTGATGAGTGCAATAAGATCCTGCATGGGGAACCCTGGTTTTTCAATAGGCGCATGCTCTTACTTGGTGAGTATGATCCTGTAAGGTTGATTACGGCAAACTATGGTTTGGACGACCAA CTGCCATCTTATTGTCCTGATGAGGAGAGCACTGCATTGCTACAATTCAAGCACAGCTTTACTATCAACGCATCTGCTTCAAGTTTGGTTGGTGCGTATCCAAAAGTTTGGTCGTGGAAAACAGCTCAAGGAGGAAACAACACCAGCTGCTGCACATGGGATGGGGTCGAGTGTGACGAACAGACGGGTCATGTGATTGGGCTTGATCTCAGAAGCAGTTGCCTCTACGGCTCTATCAACTCCAACAGCTCCATCTTTCGTCTTGTTCACCTTCAGAGGCTGAACCTTGCTGATAATCACTTCAATTACTCTCATATCCCTACTAGCATTAGGAATTTTCCAAGGCTCACCCATCTCGACCTCTCTGGTTCTGTGTTTTCTGGTCGAGTCCCATCGGAAGTTTCACAGCTGGTCAAGTTGTCACTGCTTAATCTTTCTTCCAATACCGATCCTTCTTCTGGTGTAGGATTGTTGAAACTTGATGTATCCAACTTCAGAAGTCTGGTTAAAAACTTAACCAGTCTAGAACATCTTCGTCTCCGTTACGTCAACATATCTTCAACAATACCCCATTCCATGGCCAATTTATCATTTTTGACAACCCTCGACTTACATCAATGTGAGTTGTTTGGAAACTTTCCTGTAACAGTTTTCCACTTACAAAACTTGAGAAGTCTCTATCTTAGAGACAACCAAGATCTCATTGGTTATTTGCCTGAATTTAATCAAAGTAGTCGTCTCATAACACTTGATCTTCACGGAACTAGATTTTCAGGGAACTTTCCTTCTTCCATAGGAAAGATTGATTCTTTGAAGCAGTTGGATGTGGCTGCATGCAATTTTTCCGAAGGGTTGGTTCCGTCTTCAATAGGTAATCTTAGACAACTCGTTTATCTAGACCTTTCAGCCAACAAATTTGTAGGTCCGATTCCTGATTCCTTCGCAAACCTTACCCAATTGACTGTGTTTAGGATTAGTACAAGTCCATTAACCGGTCCGGTCCCATCTTGGATAGGTAATTTCAGCAAGCTAGTTTACCTAGATTTTTCGTATAGTAGACTGAATGGTTCaattcttgcttcattttccAATCTCACGAACCTCGAGATTCTTTATCTTCAGTATAATGACCTGAGAG TTCCAGGTTCTAGGATTGGCTAG
- the LOC133717137 gene encoding F-box/kelch-repeat protein At3g23880-like, with the protein MANAGGLHKRALTSLADHDGVLDEILARLPVKSLMRFRCVCNSWRSLISQSHFVTKHFTYASQGITESTSRLLFSTNPVESIDYEALKDLNDEDSHLAIRKLKFPVMFPDSSITTIIGSCNGLICIDVDQEGIVIWNPCTGEANVLPKRTDDCIPQFWGFGYDSTHDDYKVVRGYNYRVRGSKETVVQVFSLKSGSWRTHEGLGYFNLAGRGCLLNGVLHWLETTFTDYHPTGSRIISFDLGEEEFREMLALPYNACFSYIFTLGDCLSVYRLGFLHNETTGFRIWMMKGVKESWTEVISSESLPEEYELSLLTPLCILENGEVLMVKIDNYQSLVLYSPKEQIFRVVIRTQNKWKLDTAIYRETLVSPVTRRVADI; encoded by the coding sequence ATGGCGAACGCCGGCGGCCTTCATAAGCGAGCTCTTACCAGTCTCGCCGACCACGATGGCGTCCTTGACGAGATTCTGGCAAGGCTACCGGTCAAATCACTGATGCGATTTCGCTGCGTCTGCAACTCATGGCGTTCTCTCATTTCACAGTCTCATTTTGTCACCAAGCACTTCACTTACGCAAGCCAAGGCATCACCGAGTCCACCTCAAGGCTCCTTTTCTCGACGAATCCTGTCGAATCCATAGACTACGAAGCCTTGAAGGATCTGAATGATGAAGATTCTCATCTTGCAATTAGAAAGCTCAAGTTTCCGGTAATGTTCCCTGATTCAAGTATTACAACAATTATAGGTTCTTGCAATGGGCTGATATGCATAGATGTTGACCAGGAAGGGATTGTGATATGGAACCCTTGTACTGGAGAAGCCAATGTGTTGCCAAAACGTACTGATGATTGCATACCGCAGTTTTGGGGATTTGGTTATGATTCCACTCATGATGATTATAAGGTAGTGAGAGGGTACAATTATAGAGTTAGGGGTTCTAAGGAAACAGTGGTTCAGGTCTTTAGTTTAAAATCAGGTTCATGGAGGACCCATGAGGGTCTCGGTTACTTTAACTTGGCAGGGCGGGGGTGCTTGTTAAACGGGGTTCTGCATTGGTTAGAGACCACATTCACTGATTATCATCCGACAGGGTCGAGGATTATCTCATTTGATTTAGGGGAGGAGGAGTTTAGGGAGATGCTTGCATTGCCCTATAATGCCTGTTTTAGTTATATTTTTACTCTTGGAGATTGTCTCAGTGTGTATAGACTTGGCTTCCTACACAATGAGACCACTGGTTTTAGAATATGGATGATGAAAGGGGTCAAGGAGTCTTGGACTGAGGTTATATCTTCAGAGAGTTTACCTGAAGAGTATGAATTATCTCTCTTGACACCTCTGTGCATTTTAGAGAACGGTGAAGTTTTGATGGTTAAAATAGATAATTATCAGTCCTTGGTGTTATATAGCCCGAAGGAACAGATATTTAGGGTTGTTATTAGGACGCAAAACAAATGGAAGTTGGATACAGCCATTTACAGGGAGACTTTAGTTTCACCAGTAACCAGACGTGTTGCAGACATCTGA